The genomic region AGCTCCTCCCTGAGAAGTACATCACCTATAGCAAGACACTCAGCATTAAGGAAGGGAATATACTCTCTGAAGCAGGAATAGCCAAAGTATTGGTCTCTCCTGAGCTGAAAGTCAATACGCCCTATATGTTTGCCCTATCACTTTCAGGGGTGAGTGGTGCTACACTGCAACCCCAAACACAAACCCTCTTAGTGGCTTTTGAAATAGTAAAGGGGCAAATAAAGAACACCGTTGCTCTTACGCGCGATGAATATCTCGAAGTGGATAAATCAAATTCAGACTTGAGCGACATCGGTAGCACCTTTACTATGGAAGGACTTATCAATGTACAGAAGTTCAGAGATCCTTCTGCAGGCGACGGTGGTGAAGCTGGGATCTCTACCTTTATGGGTACTGAAGGGAAAACCCTTTTGCGCTTTGGCGACTCAGGTGTAGACCCTGACCACTTGCAAGCTAACGGGCAGGATATAGGTATGAAGTTCAAAACCGATAAATGGTATCATATTGCTATTGTAGTTGATGCAGGCAAAACTACTATCTACGTTAATGGTGCTAAGGTTACTGACTTTGATAAAGATGGAGAGCTCGCTACTTTCTTCATCGGACGTAGTTATAGCGGCGGTCGTGGTATTGTAGCGCGCTTTAGTGAAATACGTCTTTGGAAAATAGCCCGTACCGCTTCACAGATTAAAGAGGGAATGCTTGATGTAAACCCAACTACCAGCGGCCTATACGCTTATTGGAAAATGAATGAGGTAAGCAACAACCAGATACCAGATGTATCGGGTAACAACCGCCCTCTGATTCTCAAAGGTCAGAAAGAGAAAAGTGGTAGACAACAAATCACCATCCACGAAGAAAAAACTGAAGTTAAAATAGAAGACTAATATGAAAACAAAATATATTATTACAACCGCAGTATGTGCCTTCTTATTAGGATGTGATAAGGATAAATTTGAACTATCGCAACCAGAGAACAGCACAAAGATTCCTGAACAAGCAGGGCTGTACTATAAAGAAAACCCTCAACAGGATATCATAACCCTTAGCAAAGATGGTACCTATACCTTCGTGGCTAAGACCCCTAATGCCAAAGATGCAGGTACAGCTACTTTAGACCAAGGAAGTTTCAAAACAATGCTTGAGAATTTTAATACCTTCAAAGGGGTGAAAGATTATCAACTGTTGCCTGAAGCTAATTACAGCTTCAGCGGGGCTTCCTATGCAAAGGATGCTACCCAAGCTGAGGTAACACTCACCATCAAAGGCTATGCTACACTTGACTATGGCGATTATCTATTGCCACTCAAAGTGCAAATGGCAGGCAACGATCTGTACCGAATGATAGTGCTTCACAAAGATGCCGAATATAGTCCGCTTACTGAGACATCAAAGAAGCCAATGCCTCCTGGAACCTATGCTTGTCCTGACCGCAAAGAGCCTATGAAGATGGTAGCTTATGTAGAAACAAATGACTGGGACATTCGCAATATGGGGCAGTTTATTCTAAAAGAAAGTAAAAAGCCTGTATTTGATATTGTAGTGCTTTTCGCTGCCAATATGAACTACGACTTGAAAGCGGGTAGGCGTGTGCTTTCCTTCAATGACAAGCTACAGCCTATCTTAAATGACCCAGACAAGTACATCAAACCGCTCAGAGATAGGGGCATTAAAGTGATTGTAGATATCTTACCAAACCACCAAGGTGTGGGGTATTTCAACTTTCAGAACTATGAAGAAGCTCTTGACTTTGCGCGCCAATGCAAAGAGTATACCAACCGCTTAGGCATTGATGGATGGGACATTGATGAGGAGTATGCCGATTATCATAAACTATCAAGCAAACCTTCTGTGGGCAACCAATCCGTATTTTGGTTTATGCGTGCAATGAAAGAAGTGATGTCTGATAAATTGCTTACCCTATATGATTACGCATTTAATATATCGGCAGATGAAAAAGATGAGACAGGCAAAGGAGCTGCTGACTATTTAGATTATAGCTGGGCAAACTATGGTACTCCAGGACCTTCTTCTATGGGAGTGCCTAAATCCCGCTATGGACAATACTCTGTAGAAGCAAATTACGGAACTAACTATTCTGATTATTATGCACAAGAGAATTTAGACAATTGCTATGGTCTGTTTATGTTCTTCAATATCAATGGTGCAGAAATAAAGAATGGGGGTACCGCACGAAACCTCAGTGCTGTAACCAAACTTTTCTATGGTGAAGAATGTGAGTTTGTAGG from Capnocytophaga haemolytica harbors:
- a CDS encoding DUF1735 and LamG domain-containing protein is translated as MKQIKYLMGTFLALAVACAPEEDVQGGSKFGQTAVLLQKEGAKVADFSSPLAISAAATDQGTTKEVSYQVKLLKENTENITASLELDNSQVEKYNKMYKKTYELLPEKYITYSKTLSIKEGNILSEAGIAKVLVSPELKVNTPYMFALSLSGVSGATLQPQTQTLLVAFEIVKGQIKNTVALTRDEYLEVDKSNSDLSDIGSTFTMEGLINVQKFRDPSAGDGGEAGISTFMGTEGKTLLRFGDSGVDPDHLQANGQDIGMKFKTDKWYHIAIVVDAGKTTIYVNGAKVTDFDKDGELATFFIGRSYSGGRGIVARFSEIRLWKIARTASQIKEGMLDVNPTTSGLYAYWKMNEVSNNQIPDVSGNNRPLILKGQKEKSGRQQITIHEEKTEVKIED
- a CDS encoding BT_3987 domain-containing protein, with product MKTKYIITTAVCAFLLGCDKDKFELSQPENSTKIPEQAGLYYKENPQQDIITLSKDGTYTFVAKTPNAKDAGTATLDQGSFKTMLENFNTFKGVKDYQLLPEANYSFSGASYAKDATQAEVTLTIKGYATLDYGDYLLPLKVQMAGNDLYRMIVLHKDAEYSPLTETSKKPMPPGTYACPDRKEPMKMVAYVETNDWDIRNMGQFILKESKKPVFDIVVLFAANMNYDLKAGRRVLSFNDKLQPILNDPDKYIKPLRDRGIKVIVDILPNHQGVGYFNFQNYEEALDFARQCKEYTNRLGIDGWDIDEEYADYHKLSSKPSVGNQSVFWFMRAMKEVMSDKLLTLYDYAFNISADEKDETGKGAADYLDYSWANYGTPGPSSMGVPKSRYGQYSVEANYGTNYSDYYAQENLDNCYGLFMFFNINGAEIKNGGTARNLSAVTKLFYGEECEFVGKYHEGYRK